The Micromonospora krabiensis genome window below encodes:
- the ppdK gene encoding pyruvate, phosphate dikinase: MAVRETVDQKYVYDFAEGNMDLKDLLGGKGANLAEMTNLGLPVPPGFTITTEACKAYLATGEEPAGLAEQIAAHLESLEREMGRPLGDPDDPLLVSVRSGAKFSMPGMMETVLNVGLNDRSVVGLSTQAGGNDRFAWDSYRRLIQMFGKTVCDVPGEEFEHALDEAKRAKGTTSDLDLDADDLRGLVDAYKKIFSKHTGREFPQEPREQLDLAIRAVFESWNAERAVVYRRQERIPADLGTAVNVVAMVFGNLGPDSGTGVAFTRDPASGAQGIYGDYLANAQGEDVVAGIRNTVPLQELERIDKTSYDELLGYMARLEEHYRDLCDIEFTIERGKLWMLQTRVGKRTAAAAFVIAGQLVDEGLIDLDEALHRVNGAQLAQLMFPRFRLDHEFEPVAKGIGASPGAASGKVVFSSDRAVELAAEGESVILVRRETNPDDLNGMIAAKGILTSRGGKTSHAAVVARGMGKTCVSGADDLDVNVPQRRFTVAGRTVNEGDVVSIDGTTGKVYLGEVPVMPSEVVQYFEGTLDAENTDDPLVRAVHRIMTHADQRRRLAVRTNADTAADAARARRFGAGGIGLCRTEHMFLGDRRELVERLILARTDQDRDAALAALLPLQRSDFVEIFRAMDGLPVTVRLIDPPLHEFLPPLEQLAVNVAVAQERGEDVAKEEALLAAVRRMHEQNPMLGLRGVRLGLVVPGLFAMQVRAIAEAAVTVVREGGSACPEIMVPLVGAVQELETVRTEAEKIIAEVVGDSGVEVLIGTMIEVPRAALTAGQIAEAAEFFSFGTNDLTQMGWGFSRDDVEGAFFWRYLELGIFGISPFESIDREGVGRLVRIAAEEGRAARPGLKLGVCGEHGGDPESVHFFHSVGLDYVSCSPFRVPVARLEAGRAAVETAGSDSR; the protein is encoded by the coding sequence GTGGCAGTGCGAGAGACGGTGGATCAGAAGTACGTGTACGACTTCGCCGAGGGCAACATGGACCTGAAGGACCTGCTCGGCGGCAAGGGCGCGAACCTGGCCGAGATGACCAACCTCGGCCTTCCGGTCCCGCCCGGTTTCACCATCACCACCGAGGCCTGCAAGGCGTACCTGGCGACCGGCGAGGAGCCGGCCGGACTCGCCGAGCAGATCGCCGCGCACCTGGAGTCGCTGGAGCGGGAGATGGGCCGCCCGCTCGGTGACCCGGACGACCCGCTGCTGGTCTCCGTCCGCTCCGGCGCCAAGTTCTCCATGCCCGGCATGATGGAGACCGTCCTGAACGTGGGCCTCAACGACCGCAGCGTGGTCGGCCTGAGCACCCAGGCGGGGGGGAACGACAGGTTCGCCTGGGACTCCTACCGCCGGCTCATCCAGATGTTCGGCAAGACCGTCTGCGACGTGCCGGGCGAGGAGTTCGAGCACGCGCTCGACGAGGCCAAGCGCGCCAAGGGTACGACCAGCGACCTCGACCTCGACGCCGACGACCTGCGTGGGCTGGTCGACGCGTACAAGAAGATCTTCTCGAAGCACACCGGCCGGGAGTTCCCCCAGGAGCCGCGCGAGCAGCTCGACCTGGCCATCCGCGCCGTGTTCGAGTCGTGGAACGCCGAGCGCGCGGTGGTCTACCGCCGGCAGGAGCGGATCCCGGCCGACCTGGGCACCGCGGTGAACGTGGTGGCGATGGTCTTCGGCAACCTCGGCCCGGACTCCGGCACCGGCGTCGCGTTCACTCGGGACCCGGCCAGCGGGGCGCAGGGCATCTACGGCGACTACCTGGCCAACGCCCAGGGCGAGGACGTGGTCGCCGGCATCCGCAACACCGTTCCGTTGCAGGAGCTGGAGCGGATCGACAAGACGTCGTACGACGAGCTGCTCGGCTACATGGCCCGGCTGGAGGAGCACTACCGGGACCTGTGTGACATCGAGTTCACCATCGAGCGCGGCAAGCTGTGGATGCTCCAGACCCGGGTCGGCAAGCGTACGGCCGCGGCTGCCTTCGTCATCGCCGGTCAGCTGGTGGACGAGGGCCTGATCGACCTGGACGAGGCGCTGCACCGGGTCAACGGGGCGCAGCTCGCCCAGCTGATGTTCCCCCGGTTCCGCCTCGACCACGAGTTCGAGCCGGTGGCCAAGGGCATCGGGGCGTCGCCGGGCGCCGCGTCCGGGAAGGTGGTCTTCAGTTCGGACCGGGCCGTCGAGCTGGCCGCCGAGGGGGAGTCGGTGATCCTGGTCCGCCGGGAGACCAACCCCGACGACCTGAACGGCATGATCGCCGCCAAGGGCATCCTCACGTCCCGGGGCGGCAAGACCAGCCACGCCGCCGTGGTGGCGCGGGGGATGGGCAAGACCTGCGTCTCCGGCGCCGACGACCTGGACGTGAACGTCCCGCAGCGGAGGTTCACCGTCGCCGGGCGGACCGTCAACGAGGGCGACGTCGTCTCCATCGACGGCACGACCGGCAAGGTCTACCTCGGCGAGGTGCCGGTCATGCCCTCCGAGGTGGTGCAGTACTTCGAGGGCACCCTCGACGCGGAGAACACCGACGACCCGCTGGTCCGGGCCGTACACCGGATCATGACGCACGCCGACCAGCGGCGGCGGCTGGCCGTCCGGACGAACGCCGACACCGCGGCGGACGCGGCCCGGGCGCGGCGCTTCGGCGCCGGCGGCATCGGGCTGTGCCGCACCGAGCACATGTTCCTCGGTGACCGCCGTGAGCTGGTCGAACGCCTGATCCTGGCCCGGACCGACCAGGACCGGGACGCGGCGCTCGCCGCGCTGCTGCCGTTGCAGCGGAGCGACTTCGTGGAGATCTTCCGGGCGATGGACGGCCTCCCGGTGACCGTGCGGCTGATCGACCCGCCGCTGCACGAGTTCCTCCCCCCGTTGGAGCAGCTCGCGGTCAACGTGGCGGTCGCGCAGGAGCGCGGCGAGGACGTGGCCAAGGAGGAGGCGCTGCTCGCCGCGGTGCGCCGCATGCACGAGCAGAACCCGATGCTGGGCCTGCGCGGCGTACGCCTGGGGCTGGTCGTCCCCGGCCTGTTCGCGATGCAGGTCCGGGCGATCGCGGAGGCCGCCGTCACCGTGGTCCGCGAGGGCGGCTCGGCCTGCCCGGAGATCATGGTGCCGCTGGTCGGGGCCGTGCAGGAATTGGAGACCGTCCGCACCGAGGCCGAGAAGATCATCGCCGAGGTGGTCGGCGACAGCGGCGTCGAGGTGCTGATCGGCACGATGATCGAGGTGCCGCGCGCGGCGCTGACCGCCGGCCAGATCGCCGAGGCGGCCGAGTTCTTCTCCTTCGGCACCAACGACCTCACCCAGATGGGCTGGGGTTTCTCCCGCGACGACGTGGAGGGCGCGTTCTTCTGGCGCTACCTGGAGCTGGGCATCTTCGGCATCTCGCCGTTCGAGTCGATCGACCGCGAGGGCGTCGGCCGGCTGGTCCGGATCGCCGCCGAGGAGGGCCGCGCGGCCCGACCCGGGCTGAAGCTCGGCGTCTGCGGTGAGCACGGCGGTGACCCGGAGTCGGTGCACTTCTTCCACTCCGTCGGTCTGGACTACGTGTCCTGCTCGCCGTTCCGGGTGCCCGTGGCGAGGCTGGAGGCCGGCCGCGCGGCGGTGGAGACGGCCGGCTCGGACAGCCGCTGA